One window from the genome of Hydra vulgaris chromosome 02, alternate assembly HydraT2T_AEP encodes:
- the LOC136076376 gene encoding uncharacterized protein LOC136076376, whose translation MKCIDPEMKYRTLEDLRLDHKRFMKKRGLKSIAKNFNNVISEPILKIPLDQVSLPSLHMALGIYLNFFNMFEEEVHQLDIMMAAEPLKSSIKCSEEYDVFINKQKQLWNLQLDILNIEDQIQVVNDVILLAAVSNSDDVDDVQSLYLKEIDLLNNEKEKK comes from the exons ATGAAATGTATTGACCCTGAAATGAAATATCGCACATTGGAAGATTTACGTTTAGATCATAAaaggtttatgaaaaaaagaggACTAAAGagtattgcaaaaaatttcaataatgtGATAAGcgaaccaattttaaaaataccacTAGACCAA gtgTCTTTACCTAGTCTACACATGGCTCttggtatttatttaaatttttttaacatgtttgaaGAAGAAGTTCATCAATTGGACATAATGATGGCTGCTGAACCTCTAAAAAGCAGCATAAAATGCTCAGAAGAGTATgacgtttttataaataaacaaaagcagTTGTGGAATCTTCAATTAGACATTCTTAATATTGAGGATCAGATTCAAGTGGTTAATGATGTCATTTTATTAGCTGCAGTTAGCAATTCAGATGATGTAGACGATGTTCAATCTCTTTACTTAAAAGAAATTGACTTACTTaacaatgaaaaagaaaaaaag tga